A genomic segment from Flavobacterium inviolabile encodes:
- the mnmE gene encoding tRNA uridine-5-carboxymethylaminomethyl(34) synthesis GTPase MnmE codes for MIPQDTIVALATPSGAGAIAVIRISGKEAISIAASVFQSVSGKDITRQRTHTLHLGHIVDGEKVLDQVLLSLFKGTNSYTGENTVEVSCHGSTYIQQQIIQLLLRKGCRMANAGEFTLRAFLNGKLDLSQAEAVADLIASDNEASHQIAMQQMRGGFSNEIAKLREELLNFASLIELELDFAEEDVEFADRTQFHELLNRIEFVLKRLIDSFAVGNVIKNGIPVAIVGEPNVGKSTLLNALLNEERAIVSDIAGTTRDTIEDELVINGIGFRFIDTAGIRETVDYVESIGIKKTFEKMEQAQVVVYLVDSSAILGENLNSVQVEIEKIRNQFPLKPLVIIGNKADKLTAAQTAQIQSEIPDILLISAKENISVEELKDKLLSFVNTGALRNNETIVTNTRHYDSLLKALEEIQKVQWGLQSNLSSDLMAIDIRQALYYFGEITGQVTNDELLGNIFANFCIGK; via the coding sequence ATGATTCCACAAGATACTATTGTTGCCCTGGCAACTCCTTCGGGAGCAGGTGCCATTGCCGTTATTCGAATTTCAGGAAAAGAGGCGATCAGCATTGCTGCGTCTGTTTTTCAATCGGTTTCCGGAAAGGATATTACCCGGCAGCGTACGCATACCCTGCATTTGGGGCATATTGTTGACGGTGAAAAGGTATTGGACCAGGTATTGCTGTCTCTTTTTAAGGGTACCAATTCGTATACCGGCGAAAACACGGTGGAAGTTTCCTGTCACGGTTCTACGTATATACAGCAGCAGATTATTCAATTATTGCTCCGCAAAGGCTGCCGTATGGCAAATGCCGGTGAGTTTACGCTACGTGCTTTTTTAAACGGTAAGCTGGATTTGTCGCAGGCAGAGGCTGTGGCCGATTTAATTGCTTCCGACAACGAGGCTTCCCATCAGATAGCCATGCAGCAAATGCGCGGCGGTTTTAGCAACGAGATAGCCAAATTGCGTGAAGAGCTGCTGAATTTTGCTTCCCTGATTGAATTAGAGCTGGATTTTGCAGAGGAAGATGTGGAGTTTGCCGACAGAACACAGTTTCACGAGTTACTGAATCGTATCGAGTTTGTTTTAAAACGTCTGATCGATTCGTTTGCTGTGGGGAATGTGATTAAAAACGGTATTCCGGTAGCGATTGTCGGTGAACCGAATGTGGGGAAATCGACGTTACTGAATGCGCTTTTAAACGAGGAGCGTGCAATTGTATCGGACATTGCCGGAACAACGCGTGATACCATTGAAGATGAGTTGGTGATCAACGGAATCGGTTTCCGTTTTATTGATACAGCCGGTATCCGTGAAACGGTCGATTATGTAGAAAGTATCGGTATCAAAAAGACTTTTGAAAAGATGGAGCAGGCACAGGTAGTGGTGTACCTGGTAGACAGTTCGGCAATCCTTGGCGAAAATCTGAATTCCGTTCAGGTTGAAATCGAAAAGATCCGCAACCAGTTTCCGTTAAAACCATTGGTAATCATTGGTAATAAAGCCGATAAACTAACCGCGGCACAAACCGCTCAGATACAGTCGGAAATTCCGGATATTCTATTAATCAGTGCCAAAGAAAATATTAGCGTTGAGGAATTAAAAGACAAGCTTTTATCGTTTGTAAATACCGGTGCTTTGCGCAATAATGAAACCATCGTAACGAATACCCGTCATTATGATTCCCTTTTAAAAGCTCTGGAAGAGATCCAAAAGGTACAATGGGGTTTACAGTCCAATCTGTCCAGCGACCTGATGGCAATCGATATCCGGCAGGCTCTATATTATTTTGGAGAAATCACCGGACAGGTAACGAATGATGAGTTATTGGGGAATATTTTTGCGAATTTTTGTATTGGGAAGTAA
- a CDS encoding pentapeptide repeat-containing protein, translated as MAKKKKIKVDNFKNNTENTSKQEKISCCNFDKEAIIDIIIQKLNKQEDEKRRQEDEKRKQEDERRKHAEQKFKPTNRKEIKDFMFYTSDKKNGIYFIQNIQYVNYLLVRCVATNFLFENIDFSKTIFDSCYLKDCRFINCKFEGAKFINCNLQGSYFELCNFDYVIFEKTFVDDEIFECAPKKDNLKYKFARSLKLNYASIGDYIKASKAVSIELDATKSHLKDSWLSGDEWYKKKYGGIKRRTEQFIKWCKVCALDFVWGNGESLKRLIRFNIIIFFILTLVDATISKNKYGFFEFINTFLIKVPCQYLGITVKNESNIEYFSYYPNSLNLFLIIVRMISFGLLMSIIIKKYNRR; from the coding sequence ATGGCTAAGAAAAAGAAAATCAAAGTTGATAATTTCAAAAACAATACGGAGAATACTTCTAAACAAGAAAAGATATCTTGTTGCAATTTCGACAAAGAAGCAATTATCGATATTATAATTCAGAAATTAAATAAGCAAGAAGATGAAAAGAGAAGACAAGAAGATGAAAAGAGAAAACAAGAAGATGAAAGGAGAAAACATGCTGAACAGAAATTTAAACCAACTAATCGAAAAGAAATAAAGGACTTTATGTTTTACACTTCTGACAAAAAGAATGGAATTTATTTTATTCAAAATATTCAGTATGTGAATTATTTACTTGTAAGATGTGTAGCGACAAATTTTTTATTTGAAAACATAGATTTTTCAAAAACAATTTTTGATAGTTGTTATTTAAAAGATTGTCGCTTTATTAATTGTAAATTTGAAGGAGCTAAGTTTATAAATTGTAATTTACAAGGTTCTTATTTTGAGTTATGTAATTTTGATTATGTAATTTTTGAAAAAACTTTTGTTGATGATGAAATTTTTGAATGTGCTCCAAAAAAAGATAATTTAAAATATAAATTTGCACGTTCGTTGAAATTAAATTACGCTTCAATTGGTGATTATATCAAAGCATCTAAAGCTGTCAGCATTGAATTAGACGCAACCAAAAGTCATTTAAAAGATAGTTGGCTATCTGGTGATGAATGGTATAAAAAAAAATATGGAGGGATTAAACGAAGAACAGAACAGTTTATTAAATGGTGTAAAGTTTGTGCTCTTGATTTTGTTTGGGGTAATGGTGAAAGCCTAAAACGATTAATCAGATTTAATATAATAATTTTCTTCATTTTGACTTTAGTAGATGCTACTATAAGTAAAAACAAATATGGTTTTTTTGAATTTATCAATACATTCTTAATAAAAGTTCCTTGTCAATATTTAGGCATAACTGTAAAGAATGAGAGTAATATAGAATATTTTTCATACTACCCAAACTCTCTAAACTTATTTTTAATTATTGTACGTATGATTAGTTTTGGATTACTTATGTCAATAATTATTAAAAAATATAATAGACGATGA
- a CDS encoding nucleotidyltransferase domain-containing protein — protein MRNIYIFGSVVRGEVDQYSDIDLLLISDENIQNIDTNKYSIYTPSRIEQMYKEGNPFAWHLYYESKLVYTSDKDFLESLSKPSIYTNCKSDLLKFKKLFEDSIDSMKDNELSIIFDLAMIFLAIRNFATCYTLGCYEKPIFSRQSFEKLTDYPLILDNGIKEMLMMSRISSTRGINYYISKESFAIFLLEIERIDRWFNEILESYESRI, from the coding sequence ATGAGGAATATTTATATTTTCGGCTCAGTAGTTCGTGGAGAAGTTGATCAATATTCAGATATTGATTTGTTATTGATTAGTGATGAAAACATACAAAATATCGATACTAATAAATACTCTATCTATACCCCAAGTAGAATAGAGCAAATGTATAAGGAGGGTAATCCATTTGCATGGCATTTATATTATGAATCAAAATTAGTTTATACATCTGATAAAGATTTTTTAGAAAGTTTAAGTAAACCATCGATTTATACAAATTGTAAATCTGATTTGCTGAAGTTTAAAAAGCTTTTTGAGGATAGTATTGACTCTATGAAGGATAATGAATTGTCTATTATTTTTGATTTGGCAATGATATTTTTAGCGATTAGAAATTTTGCGACTTGCTATACCCTTGGATGTTATGAGAAGCCTATCTTTAGCAGACAGTCATTTGAAAAATTAACAGATTACCCTTTGATATTAGATAATGGTATTAAAGAGATGTTAATGATGTCAAGAATTAGTTCAACAAGAGGAATTAATTATTATATTAGTAAAGAATCGTTTGCCATATTTCTATTAGAAATAGAGAGAATAGATAGATGGTTCAATGAAATTTTAGAAAGTTATGAGAGCAGAATTTAA
- a CDS encoding NAD(P)-dependent oxidoreductase: MARVNNESSNNTIRTMKIAVIGATGFVGSQITNELVNRNLDVVAISRKENTSDKSNLQFVQVDVTDVNTLTETLKSADVVVNAFSAAAGVSNCW, from the coding sequence ATGGCACGTGTGAATAATGAATCATCAAATAATACTATTAGGACAATGAAAATAGCAGTTATCGGGGCTACCGGTTTTGTGGGCAGCCAAATTACCAATGAATTAGTGAACAGGAATCTGGATGTAGTGGCTATTTCCAGAAAGGAAAACACGTCGGACAAAAGTAATCTTCAGTTTGTGCAAGTGGACGTTACGGATGTAAATACCTTGACAGAAACTTTAAAGAGTGCAGATGTAGTGGTGAATGCCTTTAGCGCTGCAGCCGGTGTGTCAAACTGCTGGTAA
- a CDS encoding DsbA family oxidoreductase yields the protein MNRIKMNKKIFSFLTVIVAPTAGWLYAHNQQSAKEFPTAQEDLIRIKSENKMKIEIWSDVMCPFCYIGKAKFDTALQDFADKNNVEIEWKSFQVMPDLQTQPGRSIHDILVEKKRISLAEAKQLNGYATRMGKEVGLTYNFDKAIPANTLRAHQFQHFAKANGKGIEAEEVMFKAYFTDGKNIDDINTLLDLGKTIGLNADALKKALDGQTYLPEVQADFREAQQIGVTGVPFFVFNRKYAVSGAQDPKSFLDVLEKSFAEWRKDHPETKLEIIEGASCKPDGTCE from the coding sequence ATGAATCGAATCAAAATGAATAAAAAGATATTTTCCTTCCTGACTGTAATCGTTGCCCCGACCGCTGGTTGGCTTTATGCTCACAACCAACAGTCCGCTAAAGAATTTCCAACAGCTCAGGAAGATTTGATCAGGATAAAATCAGAAAATAAAATGAAGATAGAAATTTGGAGCGATGTGATGTGTCCGTTCTGTTACATCGGAAAAGCAAAATTTGACACGGCTCTGCAAGATTTTGCAGATAAAAATAACGTGGAAATCGAATGGAAAAGTTTCCAGGTTATGCCCGATTTACAGACACAGCCTGGCAGAAGCATTCACGATATACTGGTAGAGAAAAAAAGAATAAGCCTTGCAGAGGCCAAACAATTGAACGGCTATGCTACACGGATGGGAAAGGAGGTGGGCTTGACCTACAATTTTGATAAGGCCATTCCTGCCAACACCTTGAGAGCGCACCAGTTTCAGCATTTCGCCAAAGCCAATGGCAAAGGAATTGAAGCGGAAGAGGTAATGTTTAAAGCCTACTTTACAGATGGCAAAAACATTGACGACATCAATACTCTATTGGACTTGGGTAAAACCATTGGCTTGAATGCAGATGCGCTGAAAAAAGCATTAGACGGGCAGACATATTTACCAGAGGTACAAGCAGACTTTAGAGAAGCACAGCAGATCGGCGTAACAGGCGTTCCTTTTTTTGTGTTCAATAGAAAATATGCGGTTTCGGGAGCTCAGGACCCTAAGTCGTTTTTGGACGTATTGGAAAAATCATTTGCCGAATGGCGCAAGGACCATCCGGAAACAAAATTAGAAATCATCGAAGGAGCTTCCTGCAAACCCGATGGCACGTGTGAATAA
- a CDS encoding winged helix-turn-helix transcriptional regulator, with the protein MEMELIDINRIKKCPESYMMAVNDTLNVLAGKWKLRIMASLQFGKKRFKNLEKEIPKITPRMLSKELRDLELNGMVKRTVYDTFPITVEYEFTESGKSFKNVIDAMIVWGIEHRQNVIKQQ; encoded by the coding sequence ATGGAAATGGAATTAATCGACATCAATCGCATCAAAAAATGCCCTGAATCGTATATGATGGCGGTCAACGATACATTAAATGTGTTGGCCGGCAAATGGAAATTACGCATCATGGCTTCCCTGCAGTTTGGCAAAAAGCGTTTTAAAAACCTGGAAAAAGAAATTCCGAAAATCACGCCCAGAATGCTCTCCAAAGAATTACGGGATTTGGAACTGAATGGTATGGTAAAACGAACCGTTTACGACACCTTCCCCATTACAGTGGAATATGAGTTTACAGAGTCCGGAAAATCATTTAAGAATGTAATAGACGCCATGATTGTCTGGGGGATTGAGCATCGGCAGAATGTGATTAAGCAACAGTAA
- a CDS encoding transglutaminase-like domain-containing protein has translation MNDMNNYLKETPLLDYSHTTIRELVEQRQWMPLETVARVKAVYNFVRDEIKFGYNTSDAIPASKILKDGYGQCNTKATLLMALLRATDIPNRIHGFTIDKALQKGAITGIWYRLSPSDILHSWVEVWVDGQWYFMEGVILDKPYLSRLQQLYKDCKATFCGFGAYTSNFETPPIEWNLNHTYIQDKGINQDFGLFDTPDDFYARHQQQLSPLKRFIFSNIVRHIMNKNVERIRKGN, from the coding sequence ATGAATGACATGAACAACTATTTAAAAGAAACTCCCCTGCTGGATTATTCACATACCACTATCCGGGAATTGGTGGAACAAAGACAGTGGATGCCACTCGAAACAGTTGCCCGGGTAAAGGCTGTTTACAATTTTGTACGGGATGAAATAAAATTTGGATACAATACATCTGACGCTATCCCGGCATCCAAAATCCTGAAAGATGGTTACGGACAATGCAATACCAAGGCCACCTTGCTGATGGCTTTACTTCGGGCAACGGATATACCAAACCGCATTCATGGCTTTACCATTGATAAAGCATTACAAAAAGGAGCAATCACAGGAATTTGGTATCGGCTTTCGCCTTCCGATATCCTACACAGTTGGGTAGAAGTTTGGGTAGACGGACAATGGTATTTTATGGAAGGGGTGATCTTGGATAAGCCATATTTGTCCAGATTGCAGCAGCTATACAAAGATTGCAAAGCAACTTTTTGTGGATTTGGTGCGTACACATCCAATTTTGAAACCCCACCGATCGAATGGAACCTTAACCATACCTACATTCAGGACAAAGGAATCAATCAGGACTTTGGACTTTTTGATACGCCCGATGATTTTTATGCCCGGCACCAGCAACAATTAAGCCCCTTAAAGCGGTTTATTTTCAGCAACATAGTACGGCACATCATGAACAAAAATGTAGAACGCATCAGAAAAGGAAATTGA
- a CDS encoding glycosyltransferase family 2 protein: MTFLNNEIALFFDLYLVLILAYAVLIMSSYLILAYLSAKELRGYLKKNSFVDYNVLLTSEFAPKLSLIAPAYNEGFTIEENVKSLLSLNYNNYQVIVVNDGSKDNSMEILIRTYDLVLTELEVHSKIETKKIKGLYRSRNAAFKKLIVVDKENGGKADALNAGLNIAEYPYVVCIDVDCILDKDSLLKLAKPFLESHGKRIIATGGVVRIANQCIIKNGRLVEVNVPDSMLSRIQVLEYLRAFLLGRMAWGRLDGLLLISGAFGAFDKEIALLAGGYSTKTVGEDMELVVRMRRYMLENKLPYAVSYIPDPLCWTEAPEEFKIFKKQRSRWMRGTIETLSIHKKMFLNPNYKLLGLISVPYWTLFEFLAPAIEFIGFIMTVIFLISGMLNWHFFFLLILFVYSFAIFFSVIALYCEELTYHKYPKQADFVKLLLAAFIEPLYFHPITVYSALVGYKEKIMGTKGWGEMTRKGFTKK, from the coding sequence ATGACTTTTTTGAATAATGAAATAGCATTGTTTTTTGACCTGTATTTAGTCCTTATACTGGCCTATGCGGTATTGATTATGTCGTCCTATCTCATATTGGCATACCTTTCTGCCAAAGAGCTGAGAGGCTATCTTAAAAAGAATAGTTTTGTAGACTATAACGTACTGCTTACAAGCGAATTTGCGCCGAAACTTTCCCTGATCGCACCGGCATACAATGAAGGTTTCACGATTGAAGAAAATGTAAAATCGTTACTTTCCCTGAATTACAACAATTATCAGGTAATCGTAGTGAATGACGGGAGTAAGGACAATTCGATGGAGATCCTGATCAGGACGTATGATCTTGTCCTAACGGAACTTGAGGTGCATTCAAAAATTGAAACAAAAAAAATAAAAGGCCTGTACCGCTCCCGGAATGCAGCGTTTAAAAAACTGATTGTAGTTGATAAGGAAAACGGAGGCAAAGCCGATGCCCTGAATGCAGGTCTTAATATAGCAGAATATCCATACGTGGTATGTATTGATGTGGATTGTATCCTTGATAAAGATTCACTGCTCAAACTGGCAAAACCTTTTCTCGAATCGCATGGCAAGCGCATTATTGCGACCGGCGGCGTAGTGAGGATAGCGAACCAGTGCATTATTAAAAACGGACGTCTGGTTGAGGTAAATGTTCCGGATAGCATGCTGTCCCGCATACAGGTTCTGGAATATTTAAGGGCTTTTCTTTTAGGAAGAATGGCCTGGGGCAGGCTTGACGGATTATTATTAATCAGCGGTGCTTTTGGAGCCTTTGATAAAGAAATAGCCTTATTGGCTGGTGGCTATAGCACCAAAACGGTAGGAGAGGATATGGAACTCGTGGTACGCATGCGGCGTTATATGCTCGAAAACAAACTGCCTTATGCGGTTAGTTATATACCCGATCCGCTGTGCTGGACCGAAGCACCGGAAGAATTCAAAATATTCAAAAAGCAGCGCAGCCGCTGGATGCGGGGAACAATCGAAACCCTTAGCATTCATAAAAAAATGTTCCTGAATCCGAATTACAAACTTTTGGGACTAATCAGCGTACCATACTGGACACTATTTGAATTTTTGGCACCGGCAATAGAGTTTATAGGGTTTATCATGACCGTTATTTTCCTGATATCCGGTATGCTCAACTGGCATTTCTTCTTTTTACTGATATTGTTTGTCTATTCCTTTGCTATTTTCTTTTCGGTTATTGCGCTGTACTGTGAAGAGCTTACGTACCACAAATACCCCAAACAAGCCGATTTTGTAAAACTGTTACTGGCTGCTTTTATAGAACCGTTATATTTTCACCCGATAACGGTTTATTCCGCTTTGGTAGGGTATAAAGAAAAAATTATGGGTACCAAAGGCTGGGGCGAAATGACAAGAAAAGGGTTTACGAAGAAGTGA
- a CDS encoding response regulator transcription factor → MRIVLAEDNDILRKSLSFFLESKGYTVDQFSDGKDALDAIETNSYDLILTDINMPGISGMEITQYVRQRLNSDIPVIILTSSGVEQTELDSFDIGANEFIAKPVSPAVLLVRINKLLNIRV, encoded by the coding sequence ATGAGAATAGTTTTAGCAGAAGATAATGATATCCTACGCAAATCATTATCTTTTTTCTTAGAGTCTAAAGGATATACTGTTGACCAGTTTTCTGATGGTAAGGATGCACTGGATGCTATTGAAACCAATAGTTACGACCTGATCCTTACCGATATCAACATGCCCGGCATCAGCGGAATGGAAATCACGCAGTATGTAAGACAGCGCCTGAATTCAGATATTCCTGTAATTATACTGACTTCTTCAGGGGTGGAACAGACCGAACTGGATTCTTTCGACATCGGAGCCAACGAATTTATAGCTAAACCGGTCAGTCCGGCGGTGCTTTTGGTGAGAATCAATAAGCTGTTGAACATCCGTGTTTGA
- a CDS encoding GAF domain-containing hybrid sensor histidine kinase/response regulator: MNNQQYPIPHNELERLAALKRYNILDTLPDHAFNDATKLVSYICGVPIAHISFIDESRQWFKSEIGIGVSEVPREITFCQYTIMDSKMVEISDTFLNDQFKDDPNVTGGFKIRFYAGIPLTTPDGYNIGTICAIDHVSKELNENQRNALSIVAKHVINQLELRTKNIELDAQRKIAERAVLAKDSFLANMSHEIRTPLNAIIGFTDLLAQTKLDATQHDYIDSVQIAGENLLLIINDILDLSKIESGNLTIETEPFNLKKTLKHVYNLLKVKVPKDIEFNLFLDADMPEMVVGDQGRLNQVLVNLVGNALKFTEDGEVTVSVKMVEETDNHYALRFSVKDTGIGIPENKLKTIFERFTQAEESTTRRFGGTGLGLSIVKQLIELQNAEIQVKSKEGRGSEFFFVLTYEKAAYTETKTETLSGENLGRLKILLCEDNVLNQKLAKSVINNFGFELDIAENGEVGIELLLKNEYDLILMDLQMPVKDGYQTTEYIRNDLNSSIPIVAMTAHSLIGEQERCYDVGMNAYVPKPFKQAVLLEAIKAALSPDNKLNRKRKVDLSFIDETSSGDQNFRKEIIALFIEKIPADVAQLQEAFHNNDHDMVKRLTHNMKSSLDMFMLEDLSHCLSAIEMEAGLGQFTSATAGEIDTLHSGIVEVVKYLKELL, translated from the coding sequence ATGAATAATCAACAATATCCGATTCCACACAACGAATTAGAACGTTTAGCCGCATTAAAGCGTTACAATATCCTGGACACATTGCCCGATCATGCTTTTAATGATGCAACAAAACTGGTATCCTACATCTGCGGCGTACCTATTGCCCATATTTCATTTATAGATGAGAGCAGGCAGTGGTTTAAATCCGAAATAGGAATTGGAGTGTCGGAAGTTCCGCGTGAAATTACGTTCTGCCAGTATACCATTATGGATTCCAAAATGGTTGAAATAAGCGATACCTTTTTAAACGACCAATTTAAAGACGATCCGAATGTAACCGGGGGCTTTAAAATCAGATTTTATGCCGGTATTCCGCTTACCACGCCTGATGGTTACAACATAGGCACCATCTGCGCGATAGACCACGTTTCTAAAGAGCTTAACGAAAACCAGCGGAATGCCCTTTCAATCGTGGCAAAACACGTTATAAACCAACTGGAACTAAGAACCAAAAATATTGAACTGGACGCTCAGAGAAAAATTGCCGAAAGAGCGGTATTGGCCAAAGATAGTTTCCTGGCCAATATGAGTCACGAGATCAGAACACCGTTAAATGCGATAATTGGCTTTACGGATCTTCTTGCCCAGACAAAACTGGATGCTACCCAGCATGATTATATCGATAGTGTACAGATAGCCGGGGAAAACCTGCTGCTGATCATTAATGATATTCTGGATCTTTCTAAAATTGAATCCGGTAATTTAACCATTGAGACAGAACCATTCAATTTAAAAAAGACACTTAAACACGTTTATAATTTACTAAAAGTAAAGGTTCCGAAAGATATTGAATTCAATCTCTTCCTGGATGCAGATATGCCGGAAATGGTGGTTGGCGATCAGGGAAGACTAAACCAGGTGCTGGTTAACCTTGTGGGTAACGCTCTGAAGTTTACAGAAGATGGAGAAGTAACGGTTTCTGTAAAAATGGTTGAAGAAACAGACAATCATTATGCACTTCGGTTCTCGGTTAAAGATACCGGTATTGGTATTCCGGAGAATAAGCTCAAAACTATTTTTGAACGCTTCACGCAGGCAGAAGAAAGTACTACGCGAAGATTTGGCGGTACAGGACTTGGTCTCAGCATTGTAAAGCAGTTAATTGAATTACAGAACGCCGAAATCCAGGTGAAGAGTAAGGAAGGAAGAGGTTCCGAATTTTTCTTTGTACTCACCTATGAAAAAGCAGCTTATACGGAAACAAAAACGGAAACATTATCCGGAGAAAATCTGGGCAGACTTAAAATACTGCTTTGTGAAGACAATGTTTTAAATCAAAAACTGGCGAAGAGTGTTATCAATAACTTTGGTTTTGAATTAGACATTGCCGAAAACGGAGAAGTAGGGATAGAACTCTTATTAAAAAACGAATACGATCTGATACTGATGGATCTTCAGATGCCGGTTAAAGATGGTTACCAGACCACCGAATATATCAGGAATGACCTGAACTCATCGATTCCTATTGTTGCCATGACGGCACACTCCCTCATTGGAGAACAGGAACGTTGTTATGATGTGGGGATGAATGCTTATGTACCCAAACCGTTCAAACAGGCAGTCCTTTTAGAAGCTATAAAAGCGGCATTGAGCCCGGATAATAAACTTAACCGTAAGCGAAAGGTCGATTTGTCTTTTATCGATGAAACATCAAGCGGAGACCAGAACTTCAGAAAAGAAATTATAGCTCTTTTTATAGAAAAAATTCCGGCCGATGTAGCACAGCTGCAGGAAGCCTTTCATAATAATGACCACGATATGGTAAAGCGGCTGACGCATAATATGAAATCCAGTTTAGACATGTTCATGCTGGAAGACCTTAGTCACTGTTTGTCCGCTATCGAGATGGAAGCCGGATTGGGTCAGTTTACCTCAGCAACAGCCGGGGAAATCGATACCCTGCATTCCGGAATTGTAGAAGTAGTTAAATATTTAAAAGAGCTGTTGTAA